CATGCTGCCCGTACATCAAATTCCGGAGTTCAAATGGAAGGATACGGGTACGGCAGTCGTTAATATCGTGCCGATCCCGAAAGACGATTCCATCGTAGCCATTATTCCGGTTAAAGATTTCAATCTGCCGGGAGCTTCGCTTGTATTCGTAACCAAACGCGCCCAAGTGAAACGGACGGAGCTTAAAGAATACATGACTACCCGTTCAACCGCCATTGCAGCCGCCAAGGTTGCTGAAGGAGACGAGGTTATCCGCGTTACGCTAAGCGAAGGTACGAAGCAGCTGCTGCTGGTTAGCAAGCTTGGTATGAGCATTCGGTTTAGTGAACAGGAAGTAAACGCGATGGGGCGTGTCGCAGCAGGCGTACGCGGCATGCAGCTAAGAGAAGACGATGAGCTGATTGCTGCGGAATGGGTTGCGGATGACGAAGGCGAAGTGCTCGTCGTGACGGATTTGGGTTATGCCAAACGCACGCTGCTGCTTGACTATCCGCTTCAAGGCAGAGGCGGAAAAGGCGTTCAGACCTTCGAATTCAAGGAAGGCAAGCGCGTGAAGCCAAACGGTTCAGCACTCGTCGCAGCTTTATATTGTAAGGAAGAGTTAGGCATTATAGCGCTTACATCGCAAGGCGCACAACTTGCGGCGTCTTCGGAAAAAGCGCCGATTGAAGACCGGAAGTCCATTGGACGCATCCTGCTTCCGATGGAGAAAAACGATGTTATTACGACGATCTTTGTTAGGCCTGAAATATCTCCTCAGTCATAAGGCCGGTTAGGCGGATCAAACCGTTCGATCAACCGAATGATCGCATCAAACATGACCCACATTGGCACCAGCTCATCCGGGCGGTCAAGCCATTGTGGGTCTGTTATGATGCCGTAGGCTTTTATTTTGCGAATGATTTCTGCTTTTTGGTCATCCATAGGGATCACTCCTTCATGCATCAATTCGACGAATTGGTCAGATGCCTATGTCCATTGTATGTCTACTGTTGTCAGAATGTTCGACTTTATCGCGATTAATGACTCAAATTATTAATCGGGTTAACCTTTTATTCGACATTAGCGAATGTTATAATTGGTATAAATGAGAAAATTGGACAGGAAGCGGGTGCTGATATGGTTTCTGAGGAATTTACTCGTCTGTGGATGAAGATGACAAGAGATTGGAAGGATAGTTTGGAAGAGGGGCTTGCGCCTCTGACGGAAGGTCAATTGAATGTATTGGATATTTTGCTGCGGCACGAGCCGATGAAGCCTTCTGAACTGCTGCAGTATCTTGCAACGACTCCTGCTGCCATTACAACTTTGCTCGACAGGATGGAGCGCAACGAGTTAATTGTACGTACAAGAGATAATCAGGACCGCAGAATTGTATGGGTATCTGTATCGGAGAAAGGAAAAAGCGAGGCCCAGCGCGGAGCGGGAGTCCGCTCCAAACTTATTGGCGATTCGCTGGACCGTATTTCTTCCCATAACCAGCAGCTTCTTGTGTATCTGCTGGGCAAGGTTGCAAATGCTTAACTAGCTTCACTGTGAATCCGTATTCAACATAGCTCGCAGACGATTGCGTAGAACCTTAAGCGTTTGTTTCATGGAGCTGTAGTCATTCTCCGTAAGCAGGCTGTCGCTGGCGGCTGTAATCGTCTGCTCAACAGGCAGGATGCGGTATTTATAATAGCTGCCTGACAAGTAACGGTGTACCCATGTAGGAGTTGCTTCAATATCCGATAGCTCGATTGAGCCGTCGGATTTATTTTTTCGTACGGTTACTTTATAGATTACGCCATAATCCTTTGTATCGCCGCGCTGAGCGGAGATGAAATTGCCCATAGAATAAATAATAAGTCCGTGTCTGTCATGTCCGTTGGCGTCTGTCGTATCTAGTACTTCGTACGGCTGTATAACATGGGGATGGGAGCCGGCGATAATATCCGCCCCTTCGGCAACCAGCTTGCGGGCCAGCTGCTTCTGCTCATCGTTAGGCGTTGTTTGATATTCGATGCCGAAGTGCAAAGCTATCGTAACAAAATCGGCCCCAAGCTCTTTCAGGCGATGAATATCGTTTATCATTTTCTGCTCATCGATCATGGAGACGGCGTACGGTTTTCCCTTCGGAAGCGGGATTCCGTTTGTTCCGTAGGTGTAAGCGAGCAATCCCATCTTGATGCCGTTATGCTCGACGATGACTGGAGTATCCGCTTCTTCCTGGGATTCGGCCGTGCCTTTGATAACAAAAGGATATTCCTTGAGATGCTGCAAGGTGAGCATCAGTGCTTTGTCGCCTTTATCGAGCGAATGATTGTTGGCGTTGGTCAAGATGTTGAAGCCGGCATACTGCAGCGCGTCCAGCAGCTCTACCGGAGCATTAAAGCTTGGATAACCCGTATAGCCGTAAGCGGGGCCGGCAACCGGAGTCTCCAGATTCGCCATTACCCAGTCGCCTTGTTTAAGAATCGGTTTTACTTCGTCGAAGAAATAATTGAAGTTGTATTTCTTCGTCTTGCTGTCGTACGCGCCAGGAAGCTCCGGCTTATGCATCATTATGTCGCCGACGGCCATCCATACGGCCTCCTCGTATTGCGGGGTGGGCACTGGCGTTGGCGTCGGCTCTGGCGTCGCTGTCGGAACAACCGTAGGAACCGGAGTGGCCGTTGGCTGTACGGAAGCTTCAGGGCTATTGGTTGCCGTAGTGGGTTTGACGGAATCCTGCTTTAAGGTTGCGGTAACGATAATCAAGATTCCTGCTGCCGAGAGCAGCAGGAGAAAGAATTGAACGGTCAAGCGCTTCTTGCTTCGCATTCTGCGCATGAAGGGCGGATCCCTCCTTAAAGATAGATGCTGGATGCTTCATCAAGCTGTTCGCTCGTCCACCAGGACCATGCTGGAGAACCGTATGGTATGGAACGGAAGCATTGTAGCTCCTTCGTAACCGGATGAGGCGCTTCAACCGAAGTAGACCACAAGGCGATATCCGTTACGGACGCCGTGTTAGGAGCGCCGTATTTGCGGTCTGCGACAAGCGGACAGCCGATATAAGCCATTTGGGCCCGGATTTGATGCGGTCTGCCTGTATGCAGCTTAACGGCGATCAGAGAGTAACCTCCGGCCTGTGCGCATACCCTATACTCCAAGATGGCTTCCTTCGCATCGGCAGCCGGTTCTTTGTATACGGTTACTTGATTGCGTTTGGCGTCTTTGCGTATGTAATGGCGGAGACGGTCCTGCTGCTTCGCCGGTTTGCCGTGAACAACGCAGACATACGTCTTGCCGAAGGTACGGCTTCTGACGGCTTCGGACAAGCGGGAAGCCGCTTTGGACGTTTTTGCGAACAGCATTGCTCCCCCAACCGGCCGGTCTAGTCTGTGAATAAGGCCGAGGAAGACATTCCCCGGCTTGTTATGGCGGATTTTCAGATCCTGTTTAATTAGCGTGAGCATGTCAGGATCCCCGGTCTCATCCTCTTGGGAAGGGATACCAGGGAGCTTGACGACGGCAATGATATGATTGTCTTCATACAATACCGGTATTTGAATCGCATCGTTTCCCGCAGTCATTATTCCGACTCCCAGCGTCCAAGAATGCCGCAAGGCAAATGCAGGCCTGACTGTGTGATCGGCAAGCCGATCTCGCCGCAGTTGATCATGCCGCCAAATTTGCCCTTCATCGTTGTATGCAGCAAATTGTGAAGCACGGTTGGAGACAGGCCCGTCGTATAGGAGTTGATCAGCAGGAACAGCGGGTTATCCGACAGAATGGTTGTGCAGAACTCCAAGAACGGGAACAGGTTCTCTTCCAGCTTCCAGGTTTCGCCGTTAGGTCCGCGCCCATAAGAAGGCGGATCCATGATGATCGCGTCATATTGGCGGCCGCGGCGCTGCTCGCGCTGCACGAATTTGAAGACATCATCCGTAATATACCGGATAGGGGCGCTTTCAAGGCCGGACAGCTGCGCATTTTCCTTAGCCCACTGCACCATGCCTTTCGAGGCGTCCACATGCACAACTTCCGCGCCGGCTGCCGCAGCCGCAACCGTAGCTCCGCCGGAGTAGGCGAATAGGTTCAGCACGCGGATTGGACGGCCGGCGGAACGGATTTTGTCCATCATCCAGCTCCAGTTTACCGCTTGCTCGGGGAACAGGCCGGTATGCTTGAAGCTTGTAGGCTTGATGTGGAATTTGAGCTCTCCGTAAGCGATGGTCCAGCGCTCAGGCAGGCTGGATTTGAACTGCCATTCTCCGCCTCCGGAGGAGCTGCGGTGATAATGCCCGTCTGCCTTTTTCCAAGCTCCGGTTTCATTTGCGATTGGCCAAATAATCTGAGGGTCCGGACGGCGGAGAATGTATTGGCCCCAGCGTTCAAGCTTGTCTCCTGCCCCCGTATCAATTACCTCGTAATCAACCCATTTATCTGCTACGTACATGTTATAGTGATCCTTCCTTGGTGTATAATTTTCTTTGTATTATAATGAAGTCTTCGACTATTATAACGAAGCGCACCAGATGAAGCAATTAGGTTAATGCTTACGAAGCAAGAATCGCCACGAAAAGCGTGTGACAATTCTTTTAAGGAGGGGACTTATTATTCGAAAACAAGGGTGGTTAATCGGTTTGACGGTAAGCTTAATCATCTTTATCGCAGCTGCGATGCTGGCCTCGCGCCATAAGACCTCGGAGCTGGATGATTCGGTTGCTGATTGGTTTGCAAGCATACATAGCAGCATCTTAACCGATTTGTTCAAGGCGATGACAGCATTGGGATCAACGGTAGGCATTATTGCGATTACGCTTTTGCTTGCGGTATGGTTTGCCTGGAAGC
This region of Paenibacillus sp. JDR-2 genomic DNA includes:
- a CDS encoding MarR family winged helix-turn-helix transcriptional regulator, with the protein product MVSEEFTRLWMKMTRDWKDSLEEGLAPLTEGQLNVLDILLRHEPMKPSELLQYLATTPAAITTLLDRMERNELIVRTRDNQDRRIVWVSVSEKGKSEAQRGAGVRSKLIGDSLDRISSHNQQLLVYLLGKVANA
- a CDS encoding CapA family protein; this translates as MRRMRSKKRLTVQFFLLLLSAAGILIIVTATLKQDSVKPTTATNSPEASVQPTATPVPTVVPTATPEPTPTPVPTPQYEEAVWMAVGDIMMHKPELPGAYDSKTKKYNFNYFFDEVKPILKQGDWVMANLETPVAGPAYGYTGYPSFNAPVELLDALQYAGFNILTNANNHSLDKGDKALMLTLQHLKEYPFVIKGTAESQEEADTPVIVEHNGIKMGLLAYTYGTNGIPLPKGKPYAVSMIDEQKMINDIHRLKELGADFVTIALHFGIEYQTTPNDEQKQLARKLVAEGADIIAGSHPHVIQPYEVLDTTDANGHDRHGLIIYSMGNFISAQRGDTKDYGVIYKVTVRKNKSDGSIELSDIEATPTWVHRYLSGSYYKYRILPVEQTITAASDSLLTENDYSSMKQTLKVLRNRLRAMLNTDSQ
- a CDS encoding RluA family pseudouridine synthase, with amino-acid sequence MTAGNDAIQIPVLYEDNHIIAVVKLPGIPSQEDETGDPDMLTLIKQDLKIRHNKPGNVFLGLIHRLDRPVGGAMLFAKTSKAASRLSEAVRSRTFGKTYVCVVHGKPAKQQDRLRHYIRKDAKRNQVTVYKEPAADAKEAILEYRVCAQAGGYSLIAVKLHTGRPHQIRAQMAYIGCPLVADRKYGAPNTASVTDIALWSTSVEAPHPVTKELQCFRSIPYGSPAWSWWTSEQLDEASSIYL
- a CDS encoding class I SAM-dependent methyltransferase produces the protein MYVADKWVDYEVIDTGAGDKLERWGQYILRRPDPQIIWPIANETGAWKKADGHYHRSSSGGGEWQFKSSLPERWTIAYGELKFHIKPTSFKHTGLFPEQAVNWSWMMDKIRSAGRPIRVLNLFAYSGGATVAAAAAGAEVVHVDASKGMVQWAKENAQLSGLESAPIRYITDDVFKFVQREQRRGRQYDAIIMDPPSYGRGPNGETWKLEENLFPFLEFCTTILSDNPLFLLINSYTTGLSPTVLHNLLHTTMKGKFGGMINCGEIGLPITQSGLHLPCGILGRWESE